A single genomic interval of Salmo trutta chromosome 13, fSalTru1.1, whole genome shotgun sequence harbors:
- the LOC115206235 gene encoding dual specificity protein phosphatase 14 produces the protein MSFSQITQSLYLGGVDTVFKPTGLYSRNITLIVNATAEHPCPQYERVECFQVPVLDQPHAPLACYFDAVAERIHNNHSGSTLVHCTAGRSRSPTLIMAYLMRYEGVSLRQAHEWVLKYRPHIRPNAGFWRQLMEYERRLYGKNTVRMAATSCGVLPEALDGQEAIYCVNG, from the coding sequence ATGTCATTCTCCCAGATCACCCAGTCTTTGTATCTGGGTGGTGTGGACACAGTCTTCAAGCCCACCGGTCTCTACAGTAGGAACATAACTCTGATAGTCAACGCCACAGCAGAGCACCCCTGTCCTCAGTATGAGAGGGTGGAGTGTTTCCAGGTACCCGTACTGGACCAGCCTCACGCCCCCCTGGCCTGCTACTTCGATGCTGTTGCAGAACGTATCCATAACAACCACTCAGGTAGTACGCTGGTCCACTGCACTGCAGGCCGGAGCCGTTCTCCTACCCTGATCATGGCTTACCTGATGAGGTATGAGGGGGTATCACTGCGCCAGGCCCATGAGTGGGTCCTGAAGTACAGACCTCATATCCGACCCAATGCTGGTTTCTGGAGGCAGCTGATGGAGTATGAGAGGAGGCTCTATGGGAAGAATACTGTGAGGATGGCTGCTACCTCCTGTGGTGTGCTGCCTGAGGCTCTGGATGGACAGGAGGCTATTTACTGTGTGAATGGCTGA